One stretch of Meriones unguiculatus strain TT.TT164.6M chromosome 7, Bangor_MerUng_6.1, whole genome shotgun sequence DNA includes these proteins:
- the Septin4 gene encoding septin-4 isoform X3: protein MSCPVQPWASGGAHAGTHRGCRGAGPAPGPASPAPPRHQRTALCKASGGPAAQRGRRAAPTAGCWGAVQEEPARLGLQPWRRVAALKFIPSEWSCFEPAATLRVLPKVLEEGRNSINPAVCMSVSFTSDLREMGIKRFLEDTSDDAELSKFVKDFPGSEPSHPPEAKTRVSKPQILEPRPQTPELCDDDLEFRGSLWPQPSDSQQYFSAPAPLSPSSRPRSPWGKLDPYDSSEDDKEYVGFATLPNQVHRKSVKKGFDFTLMVAGESGLGKSTLVNSLFLTDLYRDRKLLGAEERIMQTVEITKHAVDIEEKGVRLRLTIVDTPGFGDAVNNTECWKPVAEYIDQQFEQYFRDESGLNRKNIQDNRVHCCLYFISPFGHGLRPLDVEFMKALHQRVNIVPILAKADTLTPPEVDRKKSKIREEIEQFGIKIYQFPDCDSDEDEDFKLQDQALKESIPFAVIGSNTVVEARGRRVRGRLYPWGIVEVENPSHCDFVKLRTMLVRTHMQDLKDVTRETHYENYRAQCIQSMTRLVVKERNRNKLTRESGTDFPIPAVPPGTDPETEKLIREKDEEVRAVCRGCQPGKSPVCGGCRRCYTKSKDR from the exons TGCAGCCCTGGGCTTCTGGGGGAGCTCACGCAGGCACCCACCGCGGCTGCAGAGGTGCAGGCCCCGCCCCGGGCCCGGCTAGCCCCGCCCCACCCCGCCACCAGCGGACCGCACTCTGCAAGGCTAGTGGGGGCCCCGCTGCGCAACGAGGTCGGCGCGCAGCTCCCACCGCCGGTTGCTGGGGCGCTGTCCAGGAGGAGCCGGCCCGGCTCGGGCTGCAACCATG GCGCCGCGTCGCCGCTCTCAAGTTTATTCCTTCTGAGTGGAGCTGCTTCGAGCCTGCCGCGACCCTTAGAGTGCTACCCAAGGtcttggaggaaggaaggaatag CATAAACCCGGCAGTGTGCATGTCTGTCTCTTTCACTTCTGACCTTCGTGAAATGGGG ATCAAGCGTTTCCTGGAGGACACCAGTGATGATGCCGAACTGAGCAAGTTTGTGAAGGATTTCCCAGGAAGCGAGCCCAGCCACCCACCGGAGGCCAAGACCAGGGTGTCCAAGCCCCAGATCTTGGAGCCCAGGCCCCAGACCCCAGAGCTCTGTGATGATGACCTGGAGTTTAGAGGCAGCTTGTGGCCCCAGCCCTCTGACAGTCAGCAGTACTTCTCTGCCCCAGCCCCTCTCAGCCCTTCCTCCAGGCCCCGCAGCCCGTGGGGCAAGCTTGATCCTTATGATTCCTCTGAG GATGACAAGGAGTATGTGGGCTTTGCAACCCTCCCCAACCAAGTCCATAGGAAGTCTGTGAAGAAAGGCTTTGACTTCACACTCATGGTGGCAG GAGAATCGGGCCTGGGTAAATCCACTCTTGTCAACAGCCTTTTCCTCACTGACCTGTACCGGGATCGGAAACTCCTGGGTGCTGAAG AGCGGATCATGCAAACTGTGGAGATTACTAAGCATGCGGTGGATATAGAAGAGAAGGGGGTGAGACTGCGGCTCACCATTGTGGACACCCCAGGTTTCGGAGACGCAGTCAACAACACAGAGTG CTGGAAGCCTGTGGCTGAATACATCGACCAGCAATTTGAGCAGTATTTCCGAGATGAGAGTGGCCTGAATCGCAAGAACATCCAAGACAACAGGGTGCACTGTTGCCTGTACTTCATCTCACCCTTCGGCCACGG GCTCCGGCCATTGGATGTTGAATTCATGAAGGCCCTGCATCAGCGGGTCAACATTGTGCCTATCTTGGCTAAGGCAGATACACTGACGCCTCCTGAAGTGGACCGGAAGAAAAGCAAA ATTCGGGAGGAGATTGAGCAATTTGGAATCAAGATCTATCAGTTCCCAGATTGTGATTCTGATGAGGATGAGGACTTCAAATTACAGGACCAAGCCCTAAAG GAAAGCATCCCGTTTGCGGTGATTGGCAGCAACACTGTGGTAGAAGCCAGAGGGCGGAGAGTTCGAGGCCGGCTGTACCCTTGGGGCATTGTGGAAG TGGAAAACCCAAGTCACTGCGACTTTGTGAAGCTGAGGACAATGCTGGTGCGTACCCACATGCAGGATCTGAAGGACGTGACCCGAGAGACACATTATGAGAACTACAGGGCACAGTGCATCCAGAGCATGACCCGCCTAGTAGTGAAGGAACGGAATCGCAA caAACTGACAAGAGAGAGTGGTACTGACTTCCCTATCCCTGCTGTCCCACCAGGGACAGATCCAGAAACTGAGAAGCTAATCCGGGAGAAAGATGAAGAGGTGAGAGCAGTATGCCGTGGCTGTCAGCCTGGGAAGTCCCCTGT CTGCGGCGGATGCAGGAGATGCTACACAAAATCCAAAGACAGATGA
- the Septin4 gene encoding septin-4 isoform X9, whose product MDHSLGRQGNSVPEDGTEAGIKRFLEDTSDDAELSKFVKDFPGSEPSHPPEAKTRVSKPQILEPRPQTPELCDDDLEFRGSLWPQPSDSQQYFSAPAPLSPSSRPRSPWGKLDPYDSSEDDKEYVGFATLPNQVHRKSVKKGFDFTLMVAGESGLGKSTLVNSLFLTDLYRDRKLLGAEERIMQTVEITKHAVDIEEKGVRLRLTIVDTPGFGDAVNNTECWKPVAEYIDQQFEQYFRDESGLNRKNIQDNRVHCCLYFISPFGHGLRPLDVEFMKALHQRVNIVPILAKADTLTPPEVDRKKSKIREEIEQFGIKIYQFPDCDSDEDEDFKLQDQALKESIPFAVIGSNTVVEARGRRVRGRLYPWGIVEVENPSHCDFVKLRTMLVRTHMQDLKDVTRETHYENYRAQCIQSMTRLVVKERNRNKLTRESGTDFPIPAVPPGTDPETEKLIREKDEEVRAVCRGCQPGKSPVCGGCRRCYTKSKDR is encoded by the exons ATGGACCATTCCCTGGGAAGGCAAGGGAACTCTGTCCCTGAGGATGGGACTGAAGCTGGG ATCAAGCGTTTCCTGGAGGACACCAGTGATGATGCCGAACTGAGCAAGTTTGTGAAGGATTTCCCAGGAAGCGAGCCCAGCCACCCACCGGAGGCCAAGACCAGGGTGTCCAAGCCCCAGATCTTGGAGCCCAGGCCCCAGACCCCAGAGCTCTGTGATGATGACCTGGAGTTTAGAGGCAGCTTGTGGCCCCAGCCCTCTGACAGTCAGCAGTACTTCTCTGCCCCAGCCCCTCTCAGCCCTTCCTCCAGGCCCCGCAGCCCGTGGGGCAAGCTTGATCCTTATGATTCCTCTGAG GATGACAAGGAGTATGTGGGCTTTGCAACCCTCCCCAACCAAGTCCATAGGAAGTCTGTGAAGAAAGGCTTTGACTTCACACTCATGGTGGCAG GAGAATCGGGCCTGGGTAAATCCACTCTTGTCAACAGCCTTTTCCTCACTGACCTGTACCGGGATCGGAAACTCCTGGGTGCTGAAG AGCGGATCATGCAAACTGTGGAGATTACTAAGCATGCGGTGGATATAGAAGAGAAGGGGGTGAGACTGCGGCTCACCATTGTGGACACCCCAGGTTTCGGAGACGCAGTCAACAACACAGAGTG CTGGAAGCCTGTGGCTGAATACATCGACCAGCAATTTGAGCAGTATTTCCGAGATGAGAGTGGCCTGAATCGCAAGAACATCCAAGACAACAGGGTGCACTGTTGCCTGTACTTCATCTCACCCTTCGGCCACGG GCTCCGGCCATTGGATGTTGAATTCATGAAGGCCCTGCATCAGCGGGTCAACATTGTGCCTATCTTGGCTAAGGCAGATACACTGACGCCTCCTGAAGTGGACCGGAAGAAAAGCAAA ATTCGGGAGGAGATTGAGCAATTTGGAATCAAGATCTATCAGTTCCCAGATTGTGATTCTGATGAGGATGAGGACTTCAAATTACAGGACCAAGCCCTAAAG GAAAGCATCCCGTTTGCGGTGATTGGCAGCAACACTGTGGTAGAAGCCAGAGGGCGGAGAGTTCGAGGCCGGCTGTACCCTTGGGGCATTGTGGAAG TGGAAAACCCAAGTCACTGCGACTTTGTGAAGCTGAGGACAATGCTGGTGCGTACCCACATGCAGGATCTGAAGGACGTGACCCGAGAGACACATTATGAGAACTACAGGGCACAGTGCATCCAGAGCATGACCCGCCTAGTAGTGAAGGAACGGAATCGCAA caAACTGACAAGAGAGAGTGGTACTGACTTCCCTATCCCTGCTGTCCCACCAGGGACAGATCCAGAAACTGAGAAGCTAATCCGGGAGAAAGATGAAGAGGTGAGAGCAGTATGCCGTGGCTGTCAGCCTGGGAAGTCCCCTGT CTGCGGCGGATGCAGGAGATGCTACACAAAATCCAAAGACAGATGA
- the Septin4 gene encoding septin-4 isoform X7, translating into MSIEVMDLWMAGIHEAKTPLGLVFPAEKSSFLDNGTAASSSRERQQGTWEEAQGHSHGTFMQRIFGHSHPLLLLKVKIKRFLEDTSDDAELSKFVKDFPGSEPSHPPEAKTRVSKPQILEPRPQTPELCDDDLEFRGSLWPQPSDSQQYFSAPAPLSPSSRPRSPWGKLDPYDSSEDDKEYVGFATLPNQVHRKSVKKGFDFTLMVAGESGLGKSTLVNSLFLTDLYRDRKLLGAEERIMQTVEITKHAVDIEEKGVRLRLTIVDTPGFGDAVNNTECWKPVAEYIDQQFEQYFRDESGLNRKNIQDNRVHCCLYFISPFGHGLRPLDVEFMKALHQRVNIVPILAKADTLTPPEVDRKKSKIREEIEQFGIKIYQFPDCDSDEDEDFKLQDQALKESIPFAVIGSNTVVEARGRRVRGRLYPWGIVEVENPSHCDFVKLRTMLVRTHMQDLKDVTRETHYENYRAQCIQSMTRLVVKERNRNKLTRESGTDFPIPAVPPGTDPETEKLIREKDEEVRAVCRGCQPGKSPVCGGCRRCYTKSKDR; encoded by the exons ATGAGTATAGAGGTCATGGATCTTTGGATGGCTGGAATCCATGAAGCAAAGACTCCTTTGGGGCTGGTGTTCCCTGCAGAGAAATCTAGTTTTCTGGACAATGGGACAGCAGCTTCTTCCAGTAGGGAAAGACAACAGGGGACTTGGGAAGAAGCGCAGGGCCATTCCCATGGTACCTTTATGCAGCGGATTTTTGGGCATTCCCACCCTTTATTGTTGCTTAAAGTTAAG ATCAAGCGTTTCCTGGAGGACACCAGTGATGATGCCGAACTGAGCAAGTTTGTGAAGGATTTCCCAGGAAGCGAGCCCAGCCACCCACCGGAGGCCAAGACCAGGGTGTCCAAGCCCCAGATCTTGGAGCCCAGGCCCCAGACCCCAGAGCTCTGTGATGATGACCTGGAGTTTAGAGGCAGCTTGTGGCCCCAGCCCTCTGACAGTCAGCAGTACTTCTCTGCCCCAGCCCCTCTCAGCCCTTCCTCCAGGCCCCGCAGCCCGTGGGGCAAGCTTGATCCTTATGATTCCTCTGAG GATGACAAGGAGTATGTGGGCTTTGCAACCCTCCCCAACCAAGTCCATAGGAAGTCTGTGAAGAAAGGCTTTGACTTCACACTCATGGTGGCAG GAGAATCGGGCCTGGGTAAATCCACTCTTGTCAACAGCCTTTTCCTCACTGACCTGTACCGGGATCGGAAACTCCTGGGTGCTGAAG AGCGGATCATGCAAACTGTGGAGATTACTAAGCATGCGGTGGATATAGAAGAGAAGGGGGTGAGACTGCGGCTCACCATTGTGGACACCCCAGGTTTCGGAGACGCAGTCAACAACACAGAGTG CTGGAAGCCTGTGGCTGAATACATCGACCAGCAATTTGAGCAGTATTTCCGAGATGAGAGTGGCCTGAATCGCAAGAACATCCAAGACAACAGGGTGCACTGTTGCCTGTACTTCATCTCACCCTTCGGCCACGG GCTCCGGCCATTGGATGTTGAATTCATGAAGGCCCTGCATCAGCGGGTCAACATTGTGCCTATCTTGGCTAAGGCAGATACACTGACGCCTCCTGAAGTGGACCGGAAGAAAAGCAAA ATTCGGGAGGAGATTGAGCAATTTGGAATCAAGATCTATCAGTTCCCAGATTGTGATTCTGATGAGGATGAGGACTTCAAATTACAGGACCAAGCCCTAAAG GAAAGCATCCCGTTTGCGGTGATTGGCAGCAACACTGTGGTAGAAGCCAGAGGGCGGAGAGTTCGAGGCCGGCTGTACCCTTGGGGCATTGTGGAAG TGGAAAACCCAAGTCACTGCGACTTTGTGAAGCTGAGGACAATGCTGGTGCGTACCCACATGCAGGATCTGAAGGACGTGACCCGAGAGACACATTATGAGAACTACAGGGCACAGTGCATCCAGAGCATGACCCGCCTAGTAGTGAAGGAACGGAATCGCAA caAACTGACAAGAGAGAGTGGTACTGACTTCCCTATCCCTGCTGTCCCACCAGGGACAGATCCAGAAACTGAGAAGCTAATCCGGGAGAAAGATGAAGAGGTGAGAGCAGTATGCCGTGGCTGTCAGCCTGGGAAGTCCCCTGT CTGCGGCGGATGCAGGAGATGCTACACAAAATCCAAAGACAGATGA
- the Septin4 gene encoding septin-4 isoform X6 encodes MSCPVQPWASGGAHAGTHRGCRGAGPAPGPASPAPPRHQRTALCKASGGPAAQRGRRAAPTAGCWGAVQEEPARLGLQPCINPAVCMSVSFTSDLREMGIKRFLEDTSDDAELSKFVKDFPGSEPSHPPEAKTRVSKPQILEPRPQTPELCDDDLEFRGSLWPQPSDSQQYFSAPAPLSPSSRPRSPWGKLDPYDSSEDDKEYVGFATLPNQVHRKSVKKGFDFTLMVAGESGLGKSTLVNSLFLTDLYRDRKLLGAEERIMQTVEITKHAVDIEEKGVRLRLTIVDTPGFGDAVNNTECWKPVAEYIDQQFEQYFRDESGLNRKNIQDNRVHCCLYFISPFGHGLRPLDVEFMKALHQRVNIVPILAKADTLTPPEVDRKKSKIREEIEQFGIKIYQFPDCDSDEDEDFKLQDQALKESIPFAVIGSNTVVEARGRRVRGRLYPWGIVEVENPSHCDFVKLRTMLVRTHMQDLKDVTRETHYENYRAQCIQSMTRLVVKERNRNKLTRESGTDFPIPAVPPGTDPETEKLIREKDEEVRAVCRGCQPGKSPVCGGCRRCYTKSKDR; translated from the exons TGCAGCCCTGGGCTTCTGGGGGAGCTCACGCAGGCACCCACCGCGGCTGCAGAGGTGCAGGCCCCGCCCCGGGCCCGGCTAGCCCCGCCCCACCCCGCCACCAGCGGACCGCACTCTGCAAGGCTAGTGGGGGCCCCGCTGCGCAACGAGGTCGGCGCGCAGCTCCCACCGCCGGTTGCTGGGGCGCTGTCCAGGAGGAGCCGGCCCGGCTCGGGCTGCAACCATG CATAAACCCGGCAGTGTGCATGTCTGTCTCTTTCACTTCTGACCTTCGTGAAATGGGG ATCAAGCGTTTCCTGGAGGACACCAGTGATGATGCCGAACTGAGCAAGTTTGTGAAGGATTTCCCAGGAAGCGAGCCCAGCCACCCACCGGAGGCCAAGACCAGGGTGTCCAAGCCCCAGATCTTGGAGCCCAGGCCCCAGACCCCAGAGCTCTGTGATGATGACCTGGAGTTTAGAGGCAGCTTGTGGCCCCAGCCCTCTGACAGTCAGCAGTACTTCTCTGCCCCAGCCCCTCTCAGCCCTTCCTCCAGGCCCCGCAGCCCGTGGGGCAAGCTTGATCCTTATGATTCCTCTGAG GATGACAAGGAGTATGTGGGCTTTGCAACCCTCCCCAACCAAGTCCATAGGAAGTCTGTGAAGAAAGGCTTTGACTTCACACTCATGGTGGCAG GAGAATCGGGCCTGGGTAAATCCACTCTTGTCAACAGCCTTTTCCTCACTGACCTGTACCGGGATCGGAAACTCCTGGGTGCTGAAG AGCGGATCATGCAAACTGTGGAGATTACTAAGCATGCGGTGGATATAGAAGAGAAGGGGGTGAGACTGCGGCTCACCATTGTGGACACCCCAGGTTTCGGAGACGCAGTCAACAACACAGAGTG CTGGAAGCCTGTGGCTGAATACATCGACCAGCAATTTGAGCAGTATTTCCGAGATGAGAGTGGCCTGAATCGCAAGAACATCCAAGACAACAGGGTGCACTGTTGCCTGTACTTCATCTCACCCTTCGGCCACGG GCTCCGGCCATTGGATGTTGAATTCATGAAGGCCCTGCATCAGCGGGTCAACATTGTGCCTATCTTGGCTAAGGCAGATACACTGACGCCTCCTGAAGTGGACCGGAAGAAAAGCAAA ATTCGGGAGGAGATTGAGCAATTTGGAATCAAGATCTATCAGTTCCCAGATTGTGATTCTGATGAGGATGAGGACTTCAAATTACAGGACCAAGCCCTAAAG GAAAGCATCCCGTTTGCGGTGATTGGCAGCAACACTGTGGTAGAAGCCAGAGGGCGGAGAGTTCGAGGCCGGCTGTACCCTTGGGGCATTGTGGAAG TGGAAAACCCAAGTCACTGCGACTTTGTGAAGCTGAGGACAATGCTGGTGCGTACCCACATGCAGGATCTGAAGGACGTGACCCGAGAGACACATTATGAGAACTACAGGGCACAGTGCATCCAGAGCATGACCCGCCTAGTAGTGAAGGAACGGAATCGCAA caAACTGACAAGAGAGAGTGGTACTGACTTCCCTATCCCTGCTGTCCCACCAGGGACAGATCCAGAAACTGAGAAGCTAATCCGGGAGAAAGATGAAGAGGTGAGAGCAGTATGCCGTGGCTGTCAGCCTGGGAAGTCCCCTGT CTGCGGCGGATGCAGGAGATGCTACACAAAATCCAAAGACAGATGA
- the Septin4 gene encoding septin-4 isoform X18 yields the protein MDDKEYVGFATLPNQVHRKSVKKGFDFTLMVAGESGLGKSTLVNSLFLTDLYRDRKLLGAEERIMQTVEITKHAVDIEEKGVRLRLTIVDTPGFGDAVNNTECWKPVAEYIDQQFEQYFRDESGLNRKNIQDNRVHCCLYFISPFGHGLRPLDVEFMKALHQRVNIVPILAKADTLTPPEVDRKKSKIREEIEQFGIKIYQFPDCDSDEDEDFKLQDQALKESIPFAVIGSNTVVEARGRRVRGRLYPWGIVEVENPSHCDFVKLRTMLVRTHMQDLKDVTRETHYENYRAQCIQSMTRLVVKERNRNKLTRESGTDFPIPAVPPGTDPETEKLIREKDEEVRAVCRGCQPGKSPVCGGCRRCYTKSKDR from the exons ATG GATGACAAGGAGTATGTGGGCTTTGCAACCCTCCCCAACCAAGTCCATAGGAAGTCTGTGAAGAAAGGCTTTGACTTCACACTCATGGTGGCAG GAGAATCGGGCCTGGGTAAATCCACTCTTGTCAACAGCCTTTTCCTCACTGACCTGTACCGGGATCGGAAACTCCTGGGTGCTGAAG AGCGGATCATGCAAACTGTGGAGATTACTAAGCATGCGGTGGATATAGAAGAGAAGGGGGTGAGACTGCGGCTCACCATTGTGGACACCCCAGGTTTCGGAGACGCAGTCAACAACACAGAGTG CTGGAAGCCTGTGGCTGAATACATCGACCAGCAATTTGAGCAGTATTTCCGAGATGAGAGTGGCCTGAATCGCAAGAACATCCAAGACAACAGGGTGCACTGTTGCCTGTACTTCATCTCACCCTTCGGCCACGG GCTCCGGCCATTGGATGTTGAATTCATGAAGGCCCTGCATCAGCGGGTCAACATTGTGCCTATCTTGGCTAAGGCAGATACACTGACGCCTCCTGAAGTGGACCGGAAGAAAAGCAAA ATTCGGGAGGAGATTGAGCAATTTGGAATCAAGATCTATCAGTTCCCAGATTGTGATTCTGATGAGGATGAGGACTTCAAATTACAGGACCAAGCCCTAAAG GAAAGCATCCCGTTTGCGGTGATTGGCAGCAACACTGTGGTAGAAGCCAGAGGGCGGAGAGTTCGAGGCCGGCTGTACCCTTGGGGCATTGTGGAAG TGGAAAACCCAAGTCACTGCGACTTTGTGAAGCTGAGGACAATGCTGGTGCGTACCCACATGCAGGATCTGAAGGACGTGACCCGAGAGACACATTATGAGAACTACAGGGCACAGTGCATCCAGAGCATGACCCGCCTAGTAGTGAAGGAACGGAATCGCAA caAACTGACAAGAGAGAGTGGTACTGACTTCCCTATCCCTGCTGTCCCACCAGGGACAGATCCAGAAACTGAGAAGCTAATCCGGGAGAAAGATGAAGAGGTGAGAGCAGTATGCCGTGGCTGTCAGCCTGGGAAGTCCCCTGT CTGCGGCGGATGCAGGAGATGCTACACAAAATCCAAAGACAGATGA
- the Septin4 gene encoding septin-4 isoform X12, with product MIKRFLEDTSDDAELSKFVKDFPGSEPSHPPEAKTRVSKPQILEPRPQTPELCDDDLEFRGSLWPQPSDSQQYFSAPAPLSPSSRPRSPWGKLDPYDSSEDDKEYVGFATLPNQVHRKSVKKGFDFTLMVAGESGLGKSTLVNSLFLTDLYRDRKLLGAEERIMQTVEITKHAVDIEEKGVRLRLTIVDTPGFGDAVNNTECWKPVAEYIDQQFEQYFRDESGLNRKNIQDNRVHCCLYFISPFGHGLRPLDVEFMKALHQRVNIVPILAKADTLTPPEVDRKKSKIREEIEQFGIKIYQFPDCDSDEDEDFKLQDQALKESIPFAVIGSNTVVEARGRRVRGRLYPWGIVEVENPSHCDFVKLRTMLVRTHMQDLKDVTRETHYENYRAQCIQSMTRLVVKERNRNKLTRESGTDFPIPAVPPGTDPETEKLIREKDEEVRAVCRGCQPGKSPVCGGCRRCYTKSKDR from the exons ATG ATCAAGCGTTTCCTGGAGGACACCAGTGATGATGCCGAACTGAGCAAGTTTGTGAAGGATTTCCCAGGAAGCGAGCCCAGCCACCCACCGGAGGCCAAGACCAGGGTGTCCAAGCCCCAGATCTTGGAGCCCAGGCCCCAGACCCCAGAGCTCTGTGATGATGACCTGGAGTTTAGAGGCAGCTTGTGGCCCCAGCCCTCTGACAGTCAGCAGTACTTCTCTGCCCCAGCCCCTCTCAGCCCTTCCTCCAGGCCCCGCAGCCCGTGGGGCAAGCTTGATCCTTATGATTCCTCTGAG GATGACAAGGAGTATGTGGGCTTTGCAACCCTCCCCAACCAAGTCCATAGGAAGTCTGTGAAGAAAGGCTTTGACTTCACACTCATGGTGGCAG GAGAATCGGGCCTGGGTAAATCCACTCTTGTCAACAGCCTTTTCCTCACTGACCTGTACCGGGATCGGAAACTCCTGGGTGCTGAAG AGCGGATCATGCAAACTGTGGAGATTACTAAGCATGCGGTGGATATAGAAGAGAAGGGGGTGAGACTGCGGCTCACCATTGTGGACACCCCAGGTTTCGGAGACGCAGTCAACAACACAGAGTG CTGGAAGCCTGTGGCTGAATACATCGACCAGCAATTTGAGCAGTATTTCCGAGATGAGAGTGGCCTGAATCGCAAGAACATCCAAGACAACAGGGTGCACTGTTGCCTGTACTTCATCTCACCCTTCGGCCACGG GCTCCGGCCATTGGATGTTGAATTCATGAAGGCCCTGCATCAGCGGGTCAACATTGTGCCTATCTTGGCTAAGGCAGATACACTGACGCCTCCTGAAGTGGACCGGAAGAAAAGCAAA ATTCGGGAGGAGATTGAGCAATTTGGAATCAAGATCTATCAGTTCCCAGATTGTGATTCTGATGAGGATGAGGACTTCAAATTACAGGACCAAGCCCTAAAG GAAAGCATCCCGTTTGCGGTGATTGGCAGCAACACTGTGGTAGAAGCCAGAGGGCGGAGAGTTCGAGGCCGGCTGTACCCTTGGGGCATTGTGGAAG TGGAAAACCCAAGTCACTGCGACTTTGTGAAGCTGAGGACAATGCTGGTGCGTACCCACATGCAGGATCTGAAGGACGTGACCCGAGAGACACATTATGAGAACTACAGGGCACAGTGCATCCAGAGCATGACCCGCCTAGTAGTGAAGGAACGGAATCGCAA caAACTGACAAGAGAGAGTGGTACTGACTTCCCTATCCCTGCTGTCCCACCAGGGACAGATCCAGAAACTGAGAAGCTAATCCGGGAGAAAGATGAAGAGGTGAGAGCAGTATGCCGTGGCTGTCAGCCTGGGAAGTCCCCTGT CTGCGGCGGATGCAGGAGATGCTACACAAAATCCAAAGACAGATGA